Genomic segment of Fischerella sp. PCC 9605:
ATTCGATTCCATCCATCCCAGATCAACTTCGTGATTCCTGATTTCTGTTTTTGCCTATCTGTTTGGTTTTTTAGTGTTTTTTTATTATGTTGGGTCACTCCCTTTCAATTTCCTGTCATGCCAAAATCAGCACTTTGTTGTTTGGGAGTGGATGATCCTTTTGTTAAAAAATACTAACTGTTAACCTCCCGCTGGGATCAAGAGGTCATCAGACCTGTTTTTACTGTTTCCACGAGATTATCAGCCCTTTGGGGATCGAATTGTCATGAAAATTTGACATAGAGGCTGAAAACAACTACTCAGCAATTTAAAAAATGGACAAAAAGTTAAGATTTGATGACAATAACCAAAGCGAAGGAACAAGAAGCTTTGTTCGGAGAACGTCTGAAGCCTAGTTGGTGATTGGGGATTGGGAATTGGGGATTGGTTTTCTTACCGATGCCCCTTACCCGATGCCCCAGTCCCCAGTCCCTAGTTTTAGTAGTGATATAAATCACATCTATACTTGCTTTAAATCACAATCTTTTGCCTGGAGAACAACTGTAATAACTTGGAGAAATTTATAGAACTAAAAAATGAGGTAACAAAAATGACTATTGACTACAGTGATGTCCTTCAAGTTGTTCTGATTGCTTTTGTTGCAAGCTTAGTTTTATCTTCTGCGATTTGCTTGACAATGCCCAAACCTAAAAAAGCTTGAGGCATAGCAAAAATGCTTGCACCAATCTAGCGATTTATCTGATTTCCAGATGCGATCGCCCTTAAAGTATAAATTAAGCAGGAGTATACCTTAGGGTTGTAACCAGCGATTGAGAAATTCCCTAGTCTGATCGTAGAGTTTATTTTCGGCTAGGGGAAAAAATTTATATGACAACCAACATCTCTGGCGATGTCAACAAGAGTATTAATGGGTCGCTCCTGATTGGTATTGGTCTGATTGTCTTAGGAATCGTGGCGATCGCTCCTGACTATGAGAGCGGAAGTTGGATTTCAAAAATTGAACCTTCGCCAGGTACACTGTTGGCAGTAATTTGTCCGCGGTGTGCCTGAATAATTTGTTGGGCGATCGCCAGTCCTAAACCAAAGCCTCCTGTTTGCCGCGATCGCACATTATCTACACGATAAAAGCGTTCAAAGATATGGGGTAAGTCTTCGGCGGGAATACCAATACCATTGTCTTCTACTACAAGAATAGCTCGATGAGCGCGCTGGAAAAGTCGTAGCCCAACTGTACCGCCAGCTGGGGTATATTTCAAGGCATTAGTCAGCAAATTAACAACAGCTTGTTTCAACAATTCTGCATCGGCTTGCAAGTACAGAGGTTGCTCAGGGAGGCGAAAAGTAAAATTGAGATTTTTTGCATCTGCTTGTTGTTTGTACTCATCAACGAGCGATCGCAATAGTTCAACAAAGTCAATGCTCTTTAGTGCTGCGCCATCTAAAGATCCCTCATGACGAGCTAAAAACAGCAGATTGCTAATCAGAGCGCTCATTGATTTAGCAATCTCCTCAATATTTTCCAGGCGAAAACGCTGTTCTGATTCATCTTCTGGTGGCATTAATGCAACTTGGGCATTGCTCAAAATTGCAGCAACAGGAGCGCGTAACTCATGGGAAGCATCGGCAGTAAAGCGCTGTAGTTGCTCATAGGCACGACGAGTTGGTTGCATGGCAAGTCCCCCCAAGTACCAACCAGTAATACCAATCACCCCTAAAGTTACTGGCACACCTAGTGTTAAAAATAGCCTGGCTCGATTCAAGCTTTCACGCAAGGGTAGTAGTGGGCGAGCAATTTGCACATAGCCAATAAGTGTATTATTTTGTATTATTGGTAACGTTAACTCTCGTAACCATATCTTAGTGGTTGTTGCGTTTGTTTGGTTGCTATTTATTTGGATAGTCCGAAAACCAGGGGCAACAGTTAATTGTCTGGGAGCAAGTGCACCATTAGATTCTACTAATTTTCTTTTGGAGTTGTACCAACGGACATACACCAGTTCTCTATCTGACGGTAGTCCATAGGCAAGTTTGGGAACATCATCTTTGTTCACCGGCCATCGTTGTCGAGAGAGGCGATGCTGTGCATTTGCTGCAATTGCTTTGCTTGTTGAGTAAAGTTCTTCATCAAAAACCTGAAGTTGCTCTTCAACTCCCAAGAAATAGGCTATGCCAGCAAAGACAACGAGGATACTCCCCATGGACAGTGCAAACAAGTGTGCTAAATTACGACGGCTACGAGCAAACGCAAACATGATTAGTCATTGGTTATTAGTTAGTGGTTAGTGGTTAGTGGTTAGTAGTTGTAGAGACGTGCCATGGCACGTCTGTACATTGGTTAGTGGTTATTAGTTAGTGGTTAGTGGTGATTTCATTATTCCTCACTTCCCCCACTCCCCCACTCCCTCACTCCTCACTTTTTTCGGGTACATCGAGACGATAACCCATACCATAAACATTTTCTAGCCAATCTTTGGCTCCAACTGTTTGCAAGCGCTGTCGCAGTCGGCGCACTAGTGTTGTGACAGCGTTACTTTCAGGTTCTGTTCCCCATCCCCAAAGAGCTTGTTCAATTTGATCGCGAGACAAAACCTGACGTGGATGGCGCATCAGGTATTCCATCAGTTGAAACTCGCGACCAGATAGTTGCACAGTTATCTGATTTCGCTCAATAGTAAGGTTACTCAGGTTCAGATGTAAATCTTCTAAACTGAGAATGTCTCCTTGCCAAAGTGGAGAACGCCTTGCCAAGGCTCTGACTCGTGCTAGTAGTTCTACTATATCTACTGGTTTCACCAAATAATCATCTGCACCCGCATCCAAACCAGTTACCTTATCTGGGGTGGTGTCCTTTGCGGTCAGCATCAGCACCGGAGCAGTTTTGCCTGCCCGTCGATATTCCTGGCAAAGTTGAACCCCGCTAACATTGGGAAGCATCCAGTCTAAAATTAACAAATCATAATCTTTATGAGATAAAAGCCACTGGGCGGTTTCGCCGTCTTCTATAGCATCAATAGTATGTCCTGCTTTTGATAGTGCAGCTCGTAGTGGTTCCAATTGGGCTGAGTCGTCTTCCACCAGTAAAATTAACATAGGGCGATCGCTGTATTTGTTTTTTCTTTTTAGTCTATGCCCACATCCCGATGGTTTCAGATCTTGCGTTCTTTGGGATTAGAGTTTTGGTTACCCTTGCCTCTACTCGCATTAGCCTTTTGGTTAGGGAGCGGATTTGTTATGGATGGAGTGTTAAGTCGCTCTAACCAAACGACTAAATATCTGAAGGTTGATTTTCAATCGGCAAAACAGCCTAGCAGAACCGTACTGTCAATCAAATCAGAAATAAACAAGCGTCAAGGAATTTCCAGAGTTAAAGTCAAAACCGATTCCTCAGTGCTAAAACAACTAGAATTTGAGTTTCCAATCACAAACTTGAATCAGCTGGAAGCAGCAATTAGCCAAGAGTTAGGATTACCTGTCGAAGATGTTAAGAAATTGATGCAAAATCAAACAGAGAAGAAAATAAAGAAATAAATTTCTGGTGGGGTGGCTGCATATCTTTGTGTCTTAGTGTCTTGGTGTTTCAAGATTTTTTAACCACTAAGGCACAAAGGCACAAAGTATTTTCACTCAAACTGTCACTTTGCTATTATTATCGACGTTTACTGGCACTTTCTGGCTACGCTTTGATGAGCCGCCACCGGAGATATCTCGTAATAATCCCATCAGTGCAGGTACTACTGTTGGCGTCAAGATAGTGGAAAATGCCAGACCACCTGTAAGTACAATGCCTAAACCTTGGTAAAGTTCCGAACCTTGTCCGGGTAGGACTGCCAAGGGCAGCATCCCCAGCACGCTAGTACCGGCTGACATGAAGATAGCACGCAGACGATCGTTCGTGGCATTATACAATGATGCATCAAAATCTTCGCCTGCTTCCTGGAGTTGTAAGGCGCGATCAACAAGTAGAATCGCGTTATTGACGACTACACCCGTAAGAATCACGAATCCTAATGCCGTAATCATATCCAAAGGCACATTCATACCCGGAATGCGATTGGCAATTACCAAACTTAAGAGGGCACCGCTCATTCCCATCGGTAATGTTGCCATAATTACCAGTGGGTAGAGGAATGATTTGTAGAGTGCAACCAGCAGCAAGTAAGTAATTAACACCGACAGTACAAAGGCTGTAGCTAATTGCGAGACTGTGGTTGCCAATTGATCTGCCGATCCAGCCAATTCCAAGCGATAGCCCCCAGGCAGGCTAGTACGCAGAGGAGCAAGAATTTCATTTTCGGTACGTTCTACTAAGGTTCCTAAAGGTGCATCTGGTGCGAGAGATGCAGTGAGGGTGATTGACCGCTCTAAGTTGACATGATTAATAACATCTGCTCCAGTAGTTTCACGTACTTCTGCCACGTCTTGTAGTTGCACTTGCCTTTCCCGTGCATATAATGGCAGTTGACGCAATTGTTCAGGCGTTTCCACAAAGGTATTTTTTAATTCCACTGAAACATCGAGTTCCTCTTTGCCATCGATGTAATCGGAAGCGAGACGACCACCCAGCGCCGCTTCCACCATTGCGCCTATTTCTGCTTCTGAAAGTCCGACTTCCGCGAGGCGTTCCCGATTGGGAATCACTTGTAGTTCTCCTGCTCCCATAACGAAGTTGGAGCGGAGATTACGTACACCAGGCAAGGCACGGATTTTGTTAGAGATTTCCTTCTCTAACTTGCTTAACTCATCCAAATTTGCCCCAACGATATCAACCTCAAACTCCTTACCCGGATCGCGGAAGATGGAGACGCGGGTAGGTACCATGAACCGATAGCCAGCAAAGTCATTGATCTTGGCGCGCATCTTGTCCACCATGTCGGCAAGTCCTTCGGTGGTAGCAAATTCTGGTTTGAGAATTGTAGCAACGCCGCGAATTGCCCCTGGACGGTCAACATACATAATCCGGTCAACTTCGGGCTGCGATCGCAAAAAAGCTTGGAGTGGTTCTGACTGGCGTATTGCTTCGGGGATGCTGGTTCCGGGTAAGGGTTCTGCCCGCCACAGCACGATATTGCGGTTGCCTTCTGGTAGGTAGTCGGCAGGAGGAAGTAGGAAAATACTGATAACAAGTAAGGCAACAGGTATCGAAAGAACCAATAGCCTGCGCCCGACTCGCTTGCGTCCCAGCGACCAACTCACGGTAGCAGCGAGGAAATTTTCCAATTTACCTTGAAAGTACCGGAATGTAGCAGAAGACCTCGCCACTGCACGTTCTAACCAGTTGCCACCCCGATACTCTCCACCTTGTAACATTTGCATCGCTTCCGATTGCTTCAGAAAAAGCCCAGACAGCATCGGTACTAAAGTCAAGGCTGCAAATAGGGAAAACAGCGAGGAGGCAGAAAGCGCGATCGCCATATCTGCATATAACTGTCCTGCTTCCCCTGTCACCGTAATTAGGGGCACAAATACGACTACGTTCGTCAGTGTCGAACCCAACATTGCCCCCCACACTTCCTGTGTACCCTCAATTGCAGCATGTAAGGGGCTTTTTCCCTGTTGCAGATGGGTGAAAATATTTTCAATCACGACAATGGCGTTATCAACTACCATCCCCACTGCAAACGCCAACCCTGCCAAACTGATGATGTTTAATGTTCTGCCAAACGCCGCCATGACGATAAACACCATGACTAGGGTTGTGGGAATTGTCAGCGCCACAACTGCCACAGTTCGCATCGAACCCAGGAACAGGATCAAGACAATCGTTGCCAACAGTGCCCCACTGACTAAATTTCCTTGCACAAAGGATACTGACTGGTTAATGTATTCACTCTCGTCATAGTTGTAAACAAAGCGAATACCCTCATTGCGTTTGTCGAATTCGGCTTGCAATTCAGCAATTGCCGATCGTACACCCTTCGCTACTTCTGGCACATTCGCCCCAATTTGACGAATCACACCCACAGCAACCGCAGGTGTACCATTAAACATCAGGGCGCTATCCTGTGGTTTGCGACCCATTGCCACTTCTGCCACATCTCGCAAATATACAGTACCAGCCTCATCCCTTCTGAGAACAAATCCTTCGATTTGCTGAATGTCTTGCGATCGACTTACTGTCCGGACTCGATATTCCCGTCGTCCCAATACCAAGGGGCCACCCCGGATATCACGGTTATTTTCCTGCAAGACTCGCACGACATCGCCGATGGTAAGATTACGGTCAGAAAGTGCTTTCGGGTCAACCCTTACTTCAACTTCTCGTTCTTGTCCACCCACAATCAAAAATTGTCCCACACCTTCCACCCGCCGCAAACGCGGTACTACAACCTCTTCCGCCAAATCCCGGTAACGATTGGGGTCAGCTTGGAAGCCTTCTCTGGTGGCAAAGGGAATCCACATCATCGGCGAACTATTACCACCCACCAGTTCTACATCTGACTCTTGGGCTTCTGGTGGTAGACTTGGTACTTGCTGCAAGCGGTTGATGACATCCAGCAGGCGGTCTTCTAAATTTGCACCATCGGCAAACTCCAAAGTAATATTGCTACGCCCACTGCGTGAAGTACTGGTGATTTCCTCCACGCCCAGCACTTCTTCCATTTGCTCTTCAATCGGCCGGGTAATCAAATCTTCTACTTCCGTCGGCCCCGCACCAGGGTAAGGAGTCGTGATCGAAATTTCCGGGCGATCGCCTCCTGGTTGCAATTCCAAAGGCATTCTTAAAAGCGAGAAAACGCCCAATAGAGCCAGCAAGCAGAATAACACAAATGTACCATGCCGCCAGCGAACAGCAGTTTGGATGAAATTCATAATAATTTATTAGATTTTGGATTTTAGATTTTTCAACGAACCGCACAGACACAGAGTACCCAGAGGAACAGAGAAACAAACAAAACTCTGCGCCCCTCTGCGTTTTAATCATTGAAATGTTTATACATCCGAACGTGACTGACTCTCCAAAACTTTCACTGACGCACCATCAGATAAACCATCACCACCCCGCAAAACTATCTGTTGACCCGCCCGCAACTCTGGGTGATAAATTGCTACCTTTTCACCCATGTCAGCCACCATTTCCACTTCCAACTGTTTAGCTTTACCATCGGCAACAGTAAAGACCAGCCACTGATTTTGTTGGCGCGTCAGGGCATCACGGGAGACAACAAAGCTGGGTTGATTGGATGGCATGATTAGATTACCGGCGATCGCCATTCCCGGTAACAATCCTTGGGGTGGGTTATTTAGCTGGACTCGCACTCGTTGCCGTCTGGATGCAGCATCCGCAGCTGGAACTACCGCTGTAATTTTTGTGCGTCCTTTCCATTGTGGCAATGCCCGTGCAGTTAGCTCTATTGGCATTCCTGGAGTGACTTTACCGCTTAGTTCCTCTGGTAGCTCTAAGAAAATATCCAGTGCATTCCCTGATACTAATGTCACAATTTGATCGGAATTTTCTACAAGATCGCCGCGACTGACATGGCGTGTTTGCACAACTCCAGAGTCCGAAGAAATAATTCGGGTGCGCTGCTGTGCTAGTTTTGCCTGATTTAAAGATGCTTCTGCTGCTGCGACATTTGCTTTTTGGGCGGCAATTTCTTCTTGGATTGGGCCTGCTTTCGCCTCTGCTAAGGCTGCTTGGGCTGCTAGCTGTTGTCCTCGGGCTTCATCTACAGCACTTGTTGCCTCTACAAGTATCCTTTGGGACAATGCACCCTGTTTCACCAAATCTGTGGTGCGTCTGAGGTTATCGAGTGCTTCTTGCTCTCGCGCTTTCGCAGACTTAAGGGCAGCTTGCCGTTGAGCAATAATTTCGGGACGAGTTCCCACCTCTAGGCGGGCAAGGTTACTACGTTGCTGTGCTAATTCTGCTCGTGTCCGTGATATTGCCAACTGCTGATCGGAATCATCTAAAATAGCGATCGCCATTCCTCTTTGAACGCGATCGCCTGGTCTAACTAAAATTTCTTTAACTATACCTCCAGTCTGGGCACGAATCGTTGATTGCTGACTTGCTTCAACCTGTCCCAGTAGTGATACGCTGGTTGTGGCATTTCCCCTTGCTAAGCTCACGGTTTCCACGGGACGAGGTGGCGGCGCTTTCGGCTGCTGTTGAGCCACTGCTGGTTTAGGTGTTCCACCAGGAGAAAGCATCCGCCACAAGACAATGCCGTTAACTGTCAAAGATAATGCTAGTAGCAGCCACAACCAAGGCTTTCTGTTTCTAGGCTTCAACTCAGGCACATCAGGGCTGTCTAAATGCGTATCAGAGTGTGAGACTTTAGCTTCAGAAGTATTCATGGCTTATTTGTGTGCTTTACTTATTAGCAAGAACTCAACATTAGTTATTAGTTATTAGTTGTTAGTTGTTTGTATTTACCAACCAACAACCAACAACCAACAAACAACAACCAACAAATAATTTCCTAAGCAAAGGTCACACCTACCGGGAAACCTTTACTGTCAATTGTGAACTACTATGTAGTAATATTTCGTAATTTTGAGTTTAGTACATAAATATGACACAAAAATGTCAATTGCAGGATAAAACTAGATTTGCTTTGGTTGTAGCGATCGTTTGGTGTGACATACAGCTATTTTCATTCAGATAGAACACAACCTCACCCCCATCCCCTCTCCGCGAGTTCGGAGAGGGGTACCGGAGGCGGGGTGAGGTTCGAGTGCGGTCAATTCAATTGAAATCTGCTGTATGTCAAGCGTTTAAACTGCTTAGCGAAGTAGCAGGGACTGTAATACTACCCCAGTCAAGGTGTGAGTCTTGGAAATGGATTTTTCTTGGTGTCTTTGTGTCTTGGTGGTGAAAAAAGAATGATTGAAACACTAAGACACTAAGACACAAAGAGGAAAATAGTCTTCTCTACTAAGATAGTGGTTCGTTTTTTACCCACCTTGACAGGGCTAGGACTGTAATACCTAGAGATTGAGTTTTCTGGTGTTGCTGAATAATGGGATGAATGAGGCTGACGCACCAGACGCGGTGATTATTGAGTCATGCAAATTCCAAAATCATCCCACAATTATGCAACGCCAGTTTTCTTTGTGTCTTTGCAAAGCACATTGCAAGTATAAGCAAAGCGCGATCGCACTCCGATACATAACCATCTGTGGTAATCCTTTGGAGAAATGGTATAAAAATTCCAGAGGAACTTGGTGATTTGAATGATAGGTCAAATTCTCGATGGACGCTACCAAATTCTCGAACAACTGGGACAAGGTGGATTTGGTATTACTTTCCTTGCTATTGACATAAAACGACCAGGGAATCCTCAGTGTGTTGTAAAGCAGTTTCAACCAATATCTACCGATCCACGCATTTTGGAAGTTGGAGAAAGATTATTTAAAAGGGAAGCAAAAGAACTAGAAAGATTAGGAAATCACGATCAAATTCCGCGCCTTCTCGCATACTTTCAACAATATCAACAATTTTATTTAGTCCAGGAATATATTCAAGGTCACGACCTCAGCCAAGAATTATTACCAGGTACACAACTGAGTGAAGCTTGCGTAACTAAACTTTTACATGATATTTTAGAAGTTTTGGTTTTTGTTCATCAACAAAACTTAATTCACCGGGACTTGAAACCCTCAAATATTCGACGACGTGAGTCCGATCGGAAAATTGTACTGATTGACTTTGGAGCAGTTAAAGAAATCACCACCCAAGTAGTTAATCCTCAAGGACAAACAATAATTCCTACTCAAATAGGTACTCCTGGTTATATGCCTACTGAACAAGCAATGGGTCAACCAACTCTCAGGAGTGATATTTATGCAGTTGGTGTTATTGCTATCCAAGCTTTAACAGGTATAAATCCCGATCCTCGGCGTGGTGGATTACCGACACACCCCCAAACAAAGGAGATTATTTGGCGCGATCGCGTTTCGGTTAGTCCCAAGCTAGCAAATATCATCGATAAAATGGTGCGCTATGACCACAATCAGCGTTACCAATCAGCAAAAGAAGTATTACAAGCTATCAAAACACTTTCATCCCAACCCAAATCTAGACCTTGGAAAGTTTGGCTTGGTGTGGGATTTGTAGCAATATTTGCACCTTTAATTGTGTGGTCGTTTTACTACTGGAGAGCTTCTCAAGTTAAATATTTATCTTATCAAAATTCAGAGCATAATGTTCAAATTAAATATCCAGAAAACTGGATTAAACAAGAACTAGGAGATTTTGGTGAAGTCGCTAGATTTTTTCCTGAGTATCAAAAACAATCTAGCAAATGTCCGCTAGAAATATTAATTCATGTTAGTGATTTATCACAACGACTTCTCTCACTTAATGAATATAAAAATATCGCTATACAAAAAATTAAGAATAATAACCCTGGTATAGCAATCGCTGAAAACAAAAATTCAGGTATAACGTTAGCCAATTTTAACGCCTATAAATTAACTTATACTCGCCAAGAGGGGCAATGTCATCTTCAAGTTATGGAAATTGGAACTGTGAGAAATGGCAAAGCTTACTTTATTACCTATACAGCAGATTTAGAGCAATATTCTCAATTGATGCCGATAGTGGAACAGATGATCGAATCGTTTCAAATTAAGTAGATCGGCACAATTAAAGTTAATTCGGGAAGATCGTCATTTGTCATTTGTCATTTGTCATTGGTAGGGATTTTAGGCGTGTTTACTTTTCGTAACTCGCGTTATGTTTATTTCCACCCATCTACTTAACGCTCAATAACATATGAAGTATTGAGATTAACCTGAATATTCTTTTGCCAATATTTGAGATTATCACTGGTGCATAGAATTATTAGCTTCACCAGCTTTTTGATAAGCTTCTGTAGCATCACGAATTCTTATATGAGTTTTATAAGCTTCTGTAACAACTTCAGGAGTTCTTGTATAAGGTTGATAGATAGGTTCACCAGCTCTTTTATAAGGTTCTGTGGTAGCTTCACCAGTTGCGTTTATGCCTTGCATGGCCTTAAAAGTATTGGTGAGTGTGTTTATGTTTACTGCATTTGCATCCACTGCTTCTTGTTGTTGCGCCATCGATTGCCTTCTTCGTGGATTATTTGCCGTTTGAGGAGTGATGGCTACTGATGGTTGTGAGTTTGCGGGTACTGGTACTGTTTTCCGTCTTAGTCGATAATTCGGAGTTTGAGGAGTGATGGCTACTGATGGTTGCGGATTCACACGCGGCGCAACTGTTCTCTGTCGGCTTGGTTTTGCAGTAGCTGGTGGTTGAGAGGATGCTAGCGATTTCTGTGGTTTTGGAGGTGAGGTAGTGACAGCGGCTTTTGGTTGGGCTATTTTTTGGGTTCTTAATAGATTCTTTGACGTTTGAGGAGTGATAGTTACTGATGGTTGCGGATTCACACGCGGTGCTACTATTTTCGGTGGACTAGAATTTGCAGGAGTTGGTTGTTGAGACGGTGCTGGTGTTTTTCGTGGATTTGCAAACGCTATGTTTGCAGGAAGATTTAAATAAGTTTTGATGGGAATACCCAAAAAATCCGTCGTCTCAGTTCTTGCGTCTCTTCTCGCTTGTCCGTGAATTCCTACTAAGCGTCCCCGTTCGTTTAAAATAGGGCCACCACTCATTCCCGGTTTAGTAGGAACGTTAAACACTAAAGCATATTCATCTTTGGGGTT
This window contains:
- a CDS encoding efflux RND transporter permease subunit yields the protein MNFIQTAVRWRHGTFVLFCLLALLGVFSLLRMPLELQPGGDRPEISITTPYPGAGPTEVEDLITRPIEEQMEEVLGVEEITSTSRSGRSNITLEFADGANLEDRLLDVINRLQQVPSLPPEAQESDVELVGGNSSPMMWIPFATREGFQADPNRYRDLAEEVVVPRLRRVEGVGQFLIVGGQEREVEVRVDPKALSDRNLTIGDVVRVLQENNRDIRGGPLVLGRREYRVRTVSRSQDIQQIEGFVLRRDEAGTVYLRDVAEVAMGRKPQDSALMFNGTPAVAVGVIRQIGANVPEVAKGVRSAIAELQAEFDKRNEGIRFVYNYDESEYINQSVSFVQGNLVSGALLATIVLILFLGSMRTVAVVALTIPTTLVMVFIVMAAFGRTLNIISLAGLAFAVGMVVDNAIVVIENIFTHLQQGKSPLHAAIEGTQEVWGAMLGSTLTNVVVFVPLITVTGEAGQLYADMAIALSASSLFSLFAALTLVPMLSGLFLKQSEAMQMLQGGEYRGGNWLERAVARSSATFRYFQGKLENFLAATVSWSLGRKRVGRRLLVLSIPVALLVISIFLLPPADYLPEGNRNIVLWRAEPLPGTSIPEAIRQSEPLQAFLRSQPEVDRIMYVDRPGAIRGVATILKPEFATTEGLADMVDKMRAKINDFAGYRFMVPTRVSIFRDPGKEFEVDIVGANLDELSKLEKEISNKIRALPGVRNLRSNFVMGAGELQVIPNRERLAEVGLSEAEIGAMVEAALGGRLASDYIDGKEELDVSVELKNTFVETPEQLRQLPLYARERQVQLQDVAEVRETTGADVINHVNLERSITLTASLAPDAPLGTLVERTENEILAPLRTSLPGGYRLELAGSADQLATTVSQLATAFVLSVLITYLLLVALYKSFLYPLVIMATLPMGMSGALLSLVIANRIPGMNVPLDMITALGFVILTGVVVNNAILLVDRALQLQEAGEDFDASLYNATNDRLRAIFMSAGTSVLGMLPLAVLPGQGSELYQGLGIVLTGGLAFSTILTPTVVPALMGLLRDISGGGSSKRSQKVPVNVDNNSKVTV
- a CDS encoding efflux RND transporter periplasmic adaptor subunit translates to MNTSEAKVSHSDTHLDSPDVPELKPRNRKPWLWLLLALSLTVNGIVLWRMLSPGGTPKPAVAQQQPKAPPPRPVETVSLARGNATTSVSLLGQVEASQQSTIRAQTGGIVKEILVRPGDRVQRGMAIAILDDSDQQLAISRTRAELAQQRSNLARLEVGTRPEIIAQRQAALKSAKAREQEALDNLRRTTDLVKQGALSQRILVEATSAVDEARGQQLAAQAALAEAKAGPIQEEIAAQKANVAAAEASLNQAKLAQQRTRIISSDSGVVQTRHVSRGDLVENSDQIVTLVSGNALDIFLELPEELSGKVTPGMPIELTARALPQWKGRTKITAVVPAADAASRRQRVRVQLNNPPQGLLPGMAIAGNLIMPSNQPSFVVSRDALTRQQNQWLVFTVADGKAKQLEVEMVADMGEKVAIYHPELRAGQQIVLRGGDGLSDGASVKVLESQSRSDV
- a CDS encoding S1 family peptidase, which gives rise to MKFSSRFYAIVGLVGTVPLVLFAIASIPVNVNDVAQQVTVRIDGAKTGSGVIVKRRGNTYTVLTNWHVVEENTGNYTVQTSDRKKHQINSSTTKRIGNVDLAEVQFTTTQNYRKAEVFSDQLNPGATVYISGWADPDGVSTAREYIILPQVVTRVVQNPKDEYALVFNVPTKPGMSGGPILNERGRLVGIHGQARRDARTETTDFLGIPIKTYLNLPANIAFANPRKTPAPSQQPTPANSSPPKIVAPRVNPQPSVTITPQTSKNLLRTQKIAQPKAAVTTSPPKPQKSLASSQPPATAKPSRQRTVAPRVNPQPSVAITPQTPNYRLRRKTVPVPANSQPSVAITPQTANNPRRRQSMAQQQEAVDANAVNINTLTNTFKAMQGINATGEATTEPYKRAGEPIYQPYTRTPEVVTEAYKTHIRIRDATEAYQKAGEANNSMHQ
- a CDS encoding sensor histidine kinase, with the translated sequence MFAFARSRRNLAHLFALSMGSILVVFAGIAYFLGVEEQLQVFDEELYSTSKAIAANAQHRLSRQRWPVNKDDVPKLAYGLPSDRELVYVRWYNSKRKLVESNGALAPRQLTVAPGFRTIQINSNQTNATTTKIWLRELTLPIIQNNTLIGYVQIARPLLPLRESLNRARLFLTLGVPVTLGVIGITGWYLGGLAMQPTRRAYEQLQRFTADASHELRAPVAAILSNAQVALMPPEDESEQRFRLENIEEIAKSMSALISNLLFLARHEGSLDGAALKSIDFVELLRSLVDEYKQQADAKNLNFTFRLPEQPLYLQADAELLKQAVVNLLTNALKYTPAGGTVGLRLFQRAHRAILVVEDNGIGIPAEDLPHIFERFYRVDNVRSRQTGGFGLGLAIAQQIIQAHRGQITANSVPGEGSIFEIQLPLS
- the rppA gene encoding two-component system response regulator RppA — translated: MLILLVEDDSAQLEPLRAALSKAGHTIDAIEDGETAQWLLSHKDYDLLILDWMLPNVSGVQLCQEYRRAGKTAPVLMLTAKDTTPDKVTGLDAGADDYLVKPVDIVELLARVRALARRSPLWQGDILSLEDLHLNLSNLTIERNQITVQLSGREFQLMEYLMRHPRQVLSRDQIEQALWGWGTEPESNAVTTLVRRLRQRLQTVGAKDWLENVYGMGYRLDVPEKSEE
- a CDS encoding serine/threonine-protein kinase; translated protein: MIGQILDGRYQILEQLGQGGFGITFLAIDIKRPGNPQCVVKQFQPISTDPRILEVGERLFKREAKELERLGNHDQIPRLLAYFQQYQQFYLVQEYIQGHDLSQELLPGTQLSEACVTKLLHDILEVLVFVHQQNLIHRDLKPSNIRRRESDRKIVLIDFGAVKEITTQVVNPQGQTIIPTQIGTPGYMPTEQAMGQPTLRSDIYAVGVIAIQALTGINPDPRRGGLPTHPQTKEIIWRDRVSVSPKLANIIDKMVRYDHNQRYQSAKEVLQAIKTLSSQPKSRPWKVWLGVGFVAIFAPLIVWSFYYWRASQVKYLSYQNSEHNVQIKYPENWIKQELGDFGEVARFFPEYQKQSSKCPLEILIHVSDLSQRLLSLNEYKNIAIQKIKNNNPGIAIAENKNSGITLANFNAYKLTYTRQEGQCHLQVMEIGTVRNGKAYFITYTADLEQYSQLMPIVEQMIESFQIK